Genomic DNA from Porites lutea chromosome 4, jaPorLute2.1, whole genome shotgun sequence:
acctctcatgcgctttatattttttattagtgAGCTACGTGGTCTGGCCAGTACCTAACGCGTGCGTCCGGCCAGTAGCAGTCATGGACAATTGCTAAACCCTAAAACAGCCTTAAGAAATTTTACCTGTTACATCAATCCAGATGGAAATGTTTAATTTTCCTGCCCTGTTTTCTGCAATGCAAACATATTGTCCTGCGTCTTTGAATGTCACGTTGACGATTCTTAACGTATTGTTGTTGATCTGGAGAGGTGCTCCGTTCTTTGTCCAGTTGACCTCTGGATGAGGGTCACCGTCCAAAATGCATTTCACATCAAACACAGAGCTCAATGAAAGTGACCGATTCCTCAGTTTTGGGTTCACCTTGGGGGGAACTGAAAAATtattaatgtttttattatACATCGAACTTTTATGAAAACATGATAACAATTTGCATGGGGGAAGTAATTAAATGATACAGTTTAAATCGAGTCAAATTTTGAGATTCGTGTTAACTTGACACCACCATTATATCTGCTTGCGTAAAGGTTCTCTCATATCCTATGTATGAGAAATTCTGAGAAATCCTTTCTTTTGCTTATCCTTTCCAGAATCATAAAAACGGGGTCGATATCAACGTCACACGTAATGTGATGTTACTAATGTGCTTTGCCACTTTTTTGGTTTTATAACATCAAGTAATTAAGCACAAGTGTAAGATATTTTAGGAAAAGATAATGCACCGTTTGCCTTGGAAATATCGGATAGCACATATCATAGTTGTAGctcactgagacggaagtaaatattaagagttgaggactgggatttagtgTACCAAGCCCAATCGGTTCTCATGGAACTATTTTTAAGAGGCTGCTTTGTTTTACATctctaattaacaattaataaCACGAGTGCACGTTGGATATAATCATCTCCTATCCAACAAGCGTGAGTGGAATaatcttttcttaaaaaaaaaaaacgcccacaaaatttCCAGTTCACTTCTACACATTCAGTAAAAGCATTTATTCTCCGATAAAACGTAAAAGTCATAAAATGCATTGTAAGAATTCGTGCATTTCAGGTCGGCTGCTGAGCTGTCGACAAAAAGTTGCCTCCAGCTACTATGATCTTTGACGAGTGGAGAACTTTACACAATCCAATCATGAAAACAATAAGCATGGAGAATTTTGCAAGGAGCAGGACGTTTGGTTAAAATTTGTATGTCTAAAGTTACCATATTATTGTATGCTAGAAAACAATTAGAAAATGTATAACAAAGGGTGGGTAGTAATTAGATTTACGAACTGGGTGAGGCACTTACCATCAACGGTTAGAAAGATGCCGTCAGAATAGGAGCCAGCCTTATTCTCTGCTTTACAGGTGTACCACCCCTTGTCTTCAGCTTTAACCTTTGTTAAGTGCAACACCCTTTCGTTTTCAGATCGGGGTAAGTTATCCTTAGACCAGTGAATCTCCGGCGTTGAACCCTCCTCAATTGAGCAATTTAGACTTACGTTATCACCTTCTAGCACGGCACCAATTGGTCCAAACACTTTAACAACTGGTgcaactaaaaaaaatttagaaaggTATAAACTTGGATTAGGCGTACATTATACAGAATTAAATTCTTCTACAATTTTACTTGGGTTTCCCATAGCTCAGTGGTTGTAGCATTCCAACCCGGGTATCTGCAATTTAATGACTTTAACGagatagcctgaatttcagacgtcGCCTCAAGTCGCAAACACCAGACAGAAACGTCTGAATTAACGAGCCGCTAGTAATGCTAAACCTAATGCCGTCTCCTCGACTACGTATTCAGACAGTATCAACCACGAACTTATCTTCTCTTCTAACCGTGGTCTCTCACGGCGCGAGAAAAAAATGAGAGAGAGAGGTGTGAGACCTCTGCCGGCAACCGCATGCACCGGCGTTTCTTCAACATCCAGCAGCGTTTTAGTCAAATGCGACACAACTTACACATACGCAGAAATTTTTAGCATGCATTCTGGAAGGTTTGTTTTCTACAGTTATTtaacgttctttttttttttttttagctagaTACGGCACTATGCTTCAAACATGGTAATAGCCTAACTATATCAATGTTAAAGTGAAAAGACCGTTTCCTTGTCAACAGTTTACCATGTAGAATCCTGACAGTAAAACCACCAAAGTCTTCCAATAAGGCCTGAAGATTTGCTTTGCACATGATCAACATCATAAAATCTCACGGGAGAAATTATCTACATTTTGACTTGAAAGAACTTTATacatttattcacacttattccCGTTTCAATTTCTAGTTACCTTTTTGTATATCTTTCACGTTTGATAACTTCCCAGAGTAATGCAATCGCATCCATTCAGTCAAACAGATTTATTCTATCATAATAGTAATTTTCTTAAGGACGCGAGCCGTAGGCTTTGAGTATTTCGTGATAAAGAGACTTTTGGAGTTATAGTTATGTTGGAGTTAGTCAGTTATCCACTAGCAGacaactaactaatctgtaggtttcgctgatttccaaaattaactgtaggctcttagccaataaGAAGacagtgagtacaatgtataataatagacatattaagagagtgtctctgtaagagcggtccggtcgattttgcttgagacacagatttagctcatttcttgtgtgttataagacattcatgtacctatactaaaaccacaatccgtttgatcggatctctttatttttcagagttttacggaaattaaatttcactcgagcgaaggcctgtcgtgacacttttcaagactttaatttgagacaactttggaggacaatttacaaaaaagtacgggactcagcaaaaaGCAAATACCACagacatgtaaaataactctatcttatccatcgaggcgacttccatgaacatcacgtttcaatcaagcaaacaggaagacttgaacgacaccttatcggttcgcttaagtcaAACGCGCGAAAACCGGtcaaattcaaggtacatttttgaaaaagtgaggcgttcttaactgatccaactaatatagctaggaagtaggtgccatagaaaaggtaactacagaaaaaaactttgcggcccgacctttactaaaactttataactccgtgaacttacctaattttcggcaatcgCCAGGTTTTGCCGTCATTTTGAGGGACTTatcaacatgaagcgtagcagatataaatcgagcaggtagatctaaaaccgtcagaaatatatacgaaagcattcaaatgaacttcactttcaattcaaggggcaaaatttgaaattgttcgttaaacctaccattcctacatccccatgcgaccatttcttccaacaattcaaacactacaactagtgttcgaatttccctcgtcgattccaccgtaagaaataacctgtgccacctaagcttcgactcgaatgtgaagtac
This window encodes:
- the LOC140934395 gene encoding leucine-rich repeats and immunoglobulin-like domains protein 2 → MCKANLQALLEDFGGFTVRILHVAPVVKVFGPIGAVLEGDNVSLNCSIEEGSTPEIHWSKDNLPRSENERVLHLTKVKAEDKGWYTCKAENKAGSYSDGIFLTVDVPPKVNPKLRNRSLSLSSVFDVKCILDGDPHPEVNWTKNGAPLQINNNTLRIVNVTFKDAGQYVCIAENRAGKLNISIWIDVTGKIS